Proteins encoded by one window of Bradyrhizobium sp. B097:
- a CDS encoding LLM class flavin-dependent oxidoreductase has product MTAKKLHLAAFVSAGPVSGSHGGWRHPKAEGDLLSAAYYQNIGRLLEEGRFDLLFIPDIVAIPDTLGGSLDSQLRYGALGALRLDPLVVLSVIAGATKHLGLGATISTTYTQPYSLARALATLDHVSGGRAAWNIVTSFQEAEARNFGLTEQLSRDERYDRADEFLDVTTRLWNSWQDNALVRDREAPLFADPARVHRINHAGKWFNVQGPLNISRPPQGRPVFIQAGASARGRDFAARWAEVIFVTPGLIDVAVEFRNDLRARAARFGRDPDSLKVLPGIVPVIADTEKQAQALHDELYGLAHAEAGLSTLSYHLGVDLSLFPQDQVLPENLNVPGVEGHYREVSELTRRSGLNLAELGQRYGAGRTTSGFTGTPGLVADRMQEWFEAGACDGFMLQIPYLPGGVEDVVHRLVPELQRRSLFRREYDGSTLRDSLGLARPVS; this is encoded by the coding sequence ATGACTGCCAAGAAGTTGCATCTTGCTGCCTTCGTCTCCGCCGGCCCGGTCTCGGGCAGTCATGGCGGATGGCGGCATCCGAAAGCGGAAGGCGACCTGCTGTCCGCTGCCTACTACCAGAATATCGGCCGGTTGCTGGAGGAGGGCCGGTTTGACCTGCTCTTCATTCCTGACATTGTCGCCATTCCGGATACGCTTGGTGGCAGTCTGGACAGCCAGCTCCGCTACGGGGCCCTCGGGGCTCTACGGCTCGATCCGCTGGTGGTGCTGTCGGTCATCGCGGGCGCGACAAAGCACCTCGGGCTCGGCGCGACCATCTCCACGACCTACACTCAGCCGTATAGTCTGGCGCGCGCGCTGGCGACGCTCGACCATGTCAGCGGCGGTCGCGCTGCATGGAACATCGTGACCTCATTCCAGGAAGCGGAAGCCCGCAACTTCGGGCTGACAGAGCAGCTCTCGCGCGACGAACGCTACGACCGAGCCGATGAGTTTCTCGATGTCACGACCAGGCTGTGGAACTCCTGGCAGGACAACGCGCTCGTTCGCGATCGTGAGGCGCCGCTGTTTGCCGATCCGGCCCGGGTACACCGGATCAACCATGCCGGCAAATGGTTCAACGTCCAGGGTCCGCTCAATATCAGCCGGCCGCCGCAGGGCCGTCCGGTTTTCATCCAAGCGGGGGCGTCGGCACGTGGCCGCGATTTCGCGGCGCGCTGGGCCGAGGTCATCTTCGTAACTCCCGGCTTGATCGATGTAGCCGTCGAATTCCGGAATGACCTGCGTGCCCGGGCCGCGCGGTTCGGCCGCGATCCGGACTCGCTCAAGGTGCTGCCTGGCATCGTTCCTGTGATCGCCGACACCGAGAAGCAGGCCCAAGCGCTGCACGATGAGCTCTATGGGCTCGCCCATGCCGAGGCCGGACTCTCGACATTGTCCTATCATCTCGGTGTCGACCTCTCGCTGTTTCCGCAGGATCAGGTCTTGCCGGAGAACCTCAATGTCCCCGGAGTCGAGGGGCACTATCGCGAGGTCTCCGAACTCACCCGTCGCTCCGGTCTCAACCTCGCCGAGCTCGGGCAACGTTATGGCGCTGGGCGTACAACCAGCGGATTCACCGGAACTCCCGGCCTGGTCGCCGATCGCATGCAGGAGTGGTTCGAGGCCGGAGCCTGCGACGGGTTCATGCTGCAGATCCCTTATCTTCCTGGCGGCGTCGAGGACGTGGTGCACCGGCTGGTACCCGAGTTGCAACGCCGCAGCTTATTCCGCAGAGAATATGACGGCTCGACCTTGCGGGATTCGCTCGGGCTGGCCCGGCCCGTGAGTTGA